CGCCTGAGTCTGATTGCCGCGGGTCTCGCGCTGGTCGCGATGGCTTGCAAGTCCGGTCCGACCATAGATGGCACGGACGTCGAGACTTTCGACGCATCCATTACCGAAGTCAAGGCCGCCCTGGCTGAGGACGACCAGGCAAGACTCGACGACGTGCTGGATGCCTTCGAGTACCTCTACAGCGACAACGTGATCAGCTCGCTGAACGCGTCAGACGCCATACAGAACCGGATCCGCGGCCGGCTGGACGGCATGGACGCGACGGACATCTTCGCGGAGTGGAACGAACGGGTGAACAAGGCTATCGAGGCCCTCGAGGAGAAGCAGGAGAACACGGACTCCGCCATGGAAAGTCTCAAGGACGTGAGGGTGCGCGGGGTCGAGTACTACGTGCAGCGGGGCCAGTCCGTCGTGAAACTCTCCATTCATAACCGGACGGATCACCGGATCTCCAAGGTGTACTTCCGCGGATCGCTCATGAGAAACGAACCCCGGAAGTGGATCCTGGATGACGACTTCAACTACAATATCCGGCTCACGGAAGGCAAGGATCTGGGACCGGATGAGCGGGCCGTCTGGAACTTCGCCTTGCTGTCGCCCGTCTGGAAGAAGGCTCCAGCGGACGTGGAGAACCTCTACTTTTACGTGATCGTCACTCGAATCGACGGGGCGCCCGAGCAGCCCATCTACGACGCCTACACGGATCGTTTCACGCCCAAGGACCGGAGACGACTCCGCAGGCTGATTTCCCTCAAGGAGTCCATCGGGACGTTCGAGCCGGATCTCGTCCCCGAGATCGAGAACGAGTCCGAAGAGACCTCATCCCTTTAGTTCGCGCCTTCCGCCCAGTTCGTTTCTTCCGCTTAGTTCGTTCCCTCGGCCGAGTCGATATACCGGTCCACCGTATCGGCGAAGATCAGGAATTGCGGGTTGCTGCGGTGGGTCTCCCGCAGGGCCTGCACCGTGCGGCCCTCCACCCCCTCCTCGTGAACACCCCGGCAGTACGCCTCCATTAACGTAGGTTCCAGTGGTTGCCGGGAGTCGTGGAAGCTGTCCGCGAAAAACCCGAAGATCATGCCCACGATTCCGATGCCCACCATCATCATCAGGACGGTAGCTCCCTGTCCCAGCGGAGTGACCGGGTACTTGTCCCCGTACCCCACCGTGGTGGAGGTCACCACGGCCCACCAGATGCTGTCGCCGTAGACGTTGAATACCTCCGGCTGGGCGCGGCGTTCCACCTCGTAGATCACGGTGGAACTGATCATCAGGTACATGATGGTGATGAGGAAGATGGGGATGACGCGGACGCGATTGGTGTACATGGACCGGGCGAACTCCGCAAGCTTGGGGCTGTACCGGAACATCTTGAGCAACCGGAGCGTCCGCGCGCCGCGCACCAGGCCGAGTTGCTCCTGGGTGAGACCGGGATAGAATCCGATCCAGAACGGCAGGATGCTGACCAGGTCGATCAACCCGAGCCCGCTGCGCAGGTACTTCCCTTTGTGCGGCGCCAGCTTGATGCGCAGCGCGTATTCCAGGGTAAAGAACCCGGCGATGATTCGCTCGAACCAGATGAACCCCGCCCAGGCGCCGGCGTCCAGGCTGCTGCGTGTCTGGGTATATTGCAACTCGATGAAATAGAGGATCATGTTGACGGCCAGCACGTAGGGACCGAAACGGTGTACGGCGGCAAGGAGGGAGGACAGGAATCCCGGCATGGTATGCCTCCTGGGTGATTGCGGTGGGCACATCTAATGCTTATCTAAGGCATATCTAAAGAGAAAGGCCCACCGTCCGCTTCTCGCATCGGGTGAGCCTTTGAATTATTGACCTGTTACGGTCTCAGGACTTCCTGGAGCGCAGGGCCGCCAGCCGGTCCCTCGTCGAGGATGCGGTCAGCGCGGGTTTCTCGGCCGCTTCCAGGGCCGCCGCGATGTTGGGATCATCGGTGATTTCGGTCTGCCCGAAGGCGCCGATCTTCAGTTCTGCGGCACGGGAGGTCGTCTCAGCCTTCTCCGTCTCCTTGTCCATGGCGTTGAGGGCCGTGTCGAGTCCGCCCATTGAACTGCTCAGCCCCGAGGCCTGCCGCACGCCTTCGGCGCGTTCGAGGGCCCGCTCCTTTTTCATCCGGGCCTGCTCCATGCGGCGCTGGGCCTGTTTCAGCTGAACCTGCGCCTTCTTGAGCTTCTCCGCCGCCACATCGTAGGCCTGGCGCAGCTCGGTCGCAAAGGCCTCCGCTTCCTGGTCCTCCTGGCGCTCCCGCTCGATTTCCGGGTTCAGACGCTCCAGTTCCGCGACCAGCTTTTCCAGGCTCTCCTCAAGCTTGGGCCGCTGGCCCTCGTCCGCCCCTTCGAGCTGGCCTTCGATCCGTTCGGCGGCGGCCAGGTACCGGTCGTACTGGGTCAACAGCGCCTGCGTCTCTTCATGGTCCTTCTTCACGTCCATCTCGGCCTTGCCGACCCGCTTCCCGAGCTTGTCGAGCTCCTCTTCCATGAGGGAGATCTGCGCTTCGGAGGCGGTTTCCGGGTCGAAGGCCACCACGGCCTGGGTAAAGGACTCCAGGGCGTTGCCGGCCTGTTTCTTGCCGACGCGGGAGAGAAACTTCCAGATCATCTTTTCATCCTTTCGCGTTTAAATAACCGTGACTTCCTCAAGCATCAGTGCCACGCCCAGGTACAGTTCTATAACGCCGTCGCCCGCGCTGATCAACAGGAATTCATCCACGCGCTCGGGGTCTTCCGGGTTGTGGGGATCTCCGCTCGCTACCCGGAAGTAGGACATGGCCTGCTGGGTTTCCTCGAAGACCTGCTCTCCGTACGCGTCGCGGATAATCCGCTCGTCGACCTGTATCGGAGCCGACTGTCCGTCGCCGTCCATCCATTCCCGCTGGTAGCTTCGTTCCTCTCCGTCGCCGTGCAGCACTTCGGGGGATCCGATGATGCCGTCCGTGCCGTTCAGCCACTGTTCCCAGACTTCCTCGGAATGGGGATACAGATCCCGATCGAGCACGTACAGGCGGCATTCCACGGGCTCCCCGTGGTCCGATACCACCTGGATAAACGCCGAGGTCCCCTGGAGATAGCACCGATAGGCCATGGCCCCTTCGCCGAGGTCGATCTTGCCGATCGCCTCGATGGCCAGGGGAAAGGAGGGAAAGTTGAAATGGACGAGGCCGACAAAAGTGGACGACGCGACGGCATCGATGTCGATCAGCCGGTCGATGGCGATGCCCAGGGGCAGTTTCTGGTCGACCCGCACCGGTTTCTTCCGAAAGAAACCTGCCGCCTCTTTCGCCTGCTTCTTCGCTACGGAACGAATGATGTGAAAGCTCATCGGGCCTTAACGCTACTCCTCGCCCACGATGGGTTTGATGTCGTCGATGGACCGCCACAGGGCGTCCTCGAAGAGGGTCATCGGCTTGCTGCCGTAGGTATCCACCCACTGCTTGGACAGGATCAGGATGGCGTCCACCGTAAGCGTCTCCACGCTGCTGTCGAAATAGCCGAAGAGCCAGCCTTCCTGCAGCTCGGGATAGGTCTCGTGGGGGATCGTCGCCACCTCGTAGATCGTGTTGCCGAACTGGTCCACGGCCGTGCTGAAATAGTGCTCGTCCACGGCGACCATGCTCAGCTGCAGTCCATGCTGCCGGTCCGCCTCCTTGAGCAGTTCCGAGTTGAGGCCGGCGACGAACAGCATGACCGCGTTGGCGTTCTC
This genomic window from Gemmatimonadota bacterium contains:
- a CDS encoding ion transporter, whose product is MILYFIELQYTQTRSSLDAGAWAGFIWFERIIAGFFTLEYALRIKLAPHKGKYLRSGLGLIDLVSILPFWIGFYPGLTQEQLGLVRGARTLRLLKMFRYSPKLAEFARSMYTNRVRVIPIFLITIMYLMISSTVIYEVERRAQPEVFNVYGDSIWWAVVTSTTVGYGDKYPVTPLGQGATVLMMMVGIGIVGMIFGFFADSFHDSRQPLEPTLMEAYCRGVHEEGVEGRTVQALRETHRSNPQFLIFADTVDRYIDSAEGTN
- a CDS encoding DUF2491 family protein, which codes for MSFHIIRSVAKKQAKEAAGFFRKKPVRVDQKLPLGIAIDRLIDIDAVASSTFVGLVHFNFPSFPLAIEAIGKIDLGEGAMAYRCYLQGTSAFIQVVSDHGEPVECRLYVLDRDLYPHSEEVWEQWLNGTDGIIGSPEVLHGDGEERSYQREWMDGDGQSAPIQVDERIIRDAYGEQVFEETQQAMSYFRVASGDPHNPEDPERVDEFLLISAGDGVIELYLGVALMLEEVTVI